In Mangrovivirga cuniculi, the following proteins share a genomic window:
- a CDS encoding MFS transporter, whose protein sequence is MEQVLDKGTHKLNDKKIINGWSFFDWANSVYSLVITSTIFPIYFTSATRAFYDGDKIPFFGLQIENSVLYSYALSASFLIIALILPLLSGIADNSGKKIQFMKFFTYLGSLSCAGLFLFNGSNVEYGIILTVLAGIGYSGGLVFYDAYLPEIVTEDRIDKVSARGYSFGYAGSVLLLVLNLFMIQSPDTFFLSDDDQAARFSFLLVGVWWAGFAQISFNRLPENPYNRKVTTKVLASGYKEIRKVFRTLRHLPLMKKFLLSFFLYNMGVQTTMYLAATFGEKELKFEGDFLILTVLVIQLVAILGAIFFAYLATKKSNKFSLVIMLIMWIAICFGAYFTYTKIQFITIAFFVGLVMGGIQSLSRATFAKMIPEKTIDHAGYFSFYDVTFNISIVIGTLGWGIVEQVTRNMRNSVIWLTILFILGLIILVTIPLSKAFKIKEVPED, encoded by the coding sequence ATGGAGCAAGTTTTAGATAAAGGAACTCATAAATTAAATGATAAGAAGATAATTAATGGTTGGTCATTTTTTGATTGGGCTAATTCAGTTTACTCACTCGTGATCACTTCCACTATATTTCCAATATATTTTACTTCAGCAACAAGGGCATTTTACGATGGAGATAAGATTCCTTTTTTTGGGCTTCAAATAGAAAACTCCGTTTTGTATTCCTATGCACTATCTGCCAGTTTTCTGATTATCGCTTTAATATTGCCACTACTATCCGGAATAGCAGATAACAGTGGTAAGAAAATTCAGTTCATGAAGTTTTTTACCTACCTGGGGTCTTTATCCTGTGCAGGTTTATTTCTTTTTAATGGTAGTAATGTTGAGTATGGAATCATTCTTACGGTATTAGCCGGTATAGGTTATAGTGGTGGGTTGGTGTTTTATGATGCTTACCTGCCGGAAATCGTTACTGAGGACAGGATTGATAAAGTCAGTGCCCGTGGATATTCTTTTGGTTATGCTGGCTCAGTTCTTTTACTGGTACTTAATTTATTCATGATCCAGTCACCGGATACATTTTTTCTTTCAGACGACGATCAGGCAGCTCGATTTAGTTTTCTCCTAGTGGGTGTTTGGTGGGCAGGATTTGCTCAAATAAGTTTCAACAGACTACCTGAAAACCCTTATAACAGGAAAGTAACTACCAAGGTACTAGCCAGTGGGTATAAAGAAATAAGAAAAGTTTTCAGAACGCTCAGGCACTTACCTTTAATGAAAAAGTTCCTTTTGTCCTTTTTCCTTTATAACATGGGTGTGCAGACTACCATGTATCTCGCTGCAACTTTTGGAGAAAAAGAACTGAAATTCGAGGGGGATTTTCTTATTCTTACTGTTTTGGTTATTCAGCTGGTTGCAATCCTAGGAGCTATATTTTTTGCATATCTGGCTACTAAAAAAAGCAATAAGTTCTCCCTTGTGATCATGTTGATTATGTGGATAGCCATATGCTTTGGAGCCTATTTTACTTATACTAAAATTCAATTTATAACCATCGCTTTCTTTGTAGGCCTGGTTATGGGTGGGATCCAGAGTTTATCCAGAGCTACATTTGCTAAAATGATTCCTGAAAAAACCATTGATCATGCCGGGTATTTTAGCTTTTATGATGTCACCTTTAATATATCAATTGTAATCGGCACCCTCGGCTGGGGTATAGTAGAACAGGTAACACGTAATATGCGCAACTCTGTGATCTGGTTAACCATCCTTTTTATTCTTGGTTTGATAATACTGGTTACTATTCCTTTATCAAAGGCATTTAAGATAAAAGAAGTACCTGAGGATTGA